The Molothrus aeneus isolate 106 chromosome 30, BPBGC_Maene_1.0, whole genome shotgun sequence genome contains a region encoding:
- the NCKAP5L gene encoding nck-associated protein 5-like, with product MTSPPPPPVPPRCRCRCQPRPCRLGPAVAPGDTAQVRGWGHPKPAAAMSESVAEAPGAGSPAALGETGTSHELLQRLRELEAENSALAQANENQRETYERCLDEVANHVVQALLNQKDLREECIKLKKRVFELERQNQVLSDLFQQKLQLSTGSLPQLPLHPVPVAPDVPVTPQPSSAEQEPPQLLPGLCLSLPEVLPPVPSGSPGLSPGAPPLDALSPFFKKKAQILEVLRKLEETDPLLGPPPASPGSPEPCTALAWPPCPLRGPGAAGAWRGTEGSPCSSPEEAGPPRGALLSALAERLLRGEGGGCCRRNGEAPGGPPRQRRGEHPAFLGLYTAGEESPEGGFTPISPVPNPLPSPSKVLKLPPPPPAGLRLSPQLAHPSKIPCRGAHPEASPVLSRRPSPDAAPEPGSTEPPAFPHTFEAVEQPPGPPAPAAGGERAAASPPSSRRGTGGSAPCRRPGKKPPEPGYLPFKERLAALGKLRGAEGREPPGPGRPERGHGAELRPPPRGGLGGSLKHPEPAHGAEPLARCYSSGSMGDPGKAGGKSRPGTGRTPSRTPPTPPAKTSRSPHGSPTKLPTKAGKAAGAPRGEEQPVGAKAGGGPHKTPADPAEPTGPAASGPGHSAIEEKVMKGIEENVLRLQGQERAPGAEAKGKAAGLASWFGLRRSKLPALSRRGDGGRGREWAGTPAPLRREVKLAARKLEAESLNISKLMEKAEDLRKALREEHAFLQGLALEKGRPRGPPRGPGPLPVMYQEVTAETFMQQLLDRVDGKDVPYDTRLEHKRELCDLRRVPPDAKEPRLCRPPRNGIVGHLREPSDKVPDVALRDELPSDESLSESGTGQHFAACGSLTRTLDSGIGTFPPPDYGGVPAKSTPKPRGRPEPLPGAVPAAVTKVPRKARTLEREVPSAEELLVPGKHRSGPGCRLPAPPSSHGHRAAPQDTGDEARKPRRVQQSKNWTFPNAKACGAADPFVCPPGGLEGLHRPVQAPVCSPGGHRGASPEVPPPLPPALSASSSRTPSASDVGDEGSTEARSRDGGHGPAGLEHSESLSDSLYDSLSSCGSQG from the exons ATGACgtcaccgccgccgccgccggtcccgccccggtgccggtgccggtgccagCCCCGGCCATGCCGCCTCGGCCCCGCCGTAGCCCCCG GTGACACCGCACAGGTCCGGGGCTGGGGACATCCAAAGCCAG CAGCAGCGATGTCGGAGAGCGTGGCCGAGGCGCCGGGAGCCGGGAGCCCCGCGGCGCTGGGGGAGACGGGCACCAGCCATGAGCTGCTGCAGCGCCTGCGGGAGCTGGAG GCAGAGAActcagccctggcccaggcCAATGAGAACCAGAGGGAGACGTACGAGCGCTGCCTGGACGAG gtTGCCAACCACGTGGTGCAGGCACTGCTCAACCAAAAG GACCTGCGTGAGGAATGCATCAAGCTGAAGAAACGCGTGTTCGAGCTGGAGCGGCAGAACCAGGTGCTGAGCGACCTCTtccagcagaagctgcagctctccacTGGCTCCCTCCCTCAG ctgccGCTGCACCCGGTGCCAGTGGCCCCGGATGTCCCAGTgaccccccagcccagctctgctgagcaagagcccccccagctgctccctggcctctgtctgtccctgcccgAG gtgcTGCCGCCGGTGCCATCGGGCAGCCCTGGCCTCAGCCCCGGTGCCCCTCCCCTGGATGCCCTGTCCCCATTCTTCAAAAAGAAAGCCCAAATCCTGGAGGTGCTGCGCAAGCTGGAGGAGACAGACCCTCTGTTGGGCCCCCCCCCAGCCTCCCCCGGCTCCCCCGAGCCCTGCACGGCCCTGGCTTGGCCCCCCTGCCCTCTGCGgggcccgggggctgcgggggcctGGCGGGGCACCgagggcagcccctgctcctcccccgAGGAAGCGGGGCCGCCTCGGGGGGCTCTGCTCAGCGCCTTGGCCGAGCGGCTGCTGCGAGGTGAGGGCGGGGGCTGCTGCCGGCGCAACGGGGAAGCCCCCGGGGGCCCCCCCCGGCAGCGGCGCGGGGAGCACCCCGCGTTCCTGGGACTCTACACTGCGGGCGAGGAGAGCCCCGAGGGCGGCTTCACCCCCATCTCACCCGTCCCCaatcccctgccctcccccagCAAGGTGCTCAAGCTGCCGCCCCCCCCTCCCGCGGGGCTGCGCCTCAGCCCCCAGCTCGCCCACCCCTCCAAGATCCCGTGTCGCGGCGCCCACCCCGAGGCCTCCCCGGTGCTCAGCCGCCGCCCGTCCCCCGACGCCGCCCCAGAGCCCGGTTCCACCGAGCCCCCCGCCTTCCCCCACACCTTCGAGGCGGTGGAGCAGCCCCCCGGACCCCCGGCaccggcggcgggcggggagcgggcggCGGCGTCCCCCCCCAGCTCCCGCCGTGGCACGGGGGGCTCGGCCCCCTGCCGCCGGCCCGGCAAGAAGCCCCCCGAGCCGGGCTACCTGCCCTTCAAGGAGcgcctggcagccctgggcaaGCTGCGGGGCGCTGAGGGCCGAgaaccgcccggcccggggcggccCGAACGGGGCCATGGGGCCGAGCTACGCCCCCCACcccgggggggtttggggggcagcTTGAAGCACCCCGAGCCAGCGCACGGCGCCGAGCCCCTGGCTCGCTGCTACTCCTCCGGTTCCATGGGGGACCCCGGTAAAGCGGGGGGCAAAAGCCGCCCTGGAACCGGCCGGACCCCCTCCCGGACCCCCCCCACGCCCCCCGCCAAAACCTCCCGCAGCCCCCACGGCAGCCCCACCAAGCTGCCAACCAAGGCGGGCAAAGCCGCAGGGGCACCGCGGGGCGAGGAGCAGCCCGTGGGCGCCAAGGCGGGCGGGGGTCCCCACAAAACCCCCGCAGACCCCGCGGAACCCACGGGGCCGGCGGCGAGCGGCCCGGGGCACTCGGCCATCGAGGAGAAGGTGATGAAGGGCATCGAGGAGAACGTGCTgcggctgcaggggcaggagcgggCACCGGGCGCCGaggccaagggcaaagcagcGGGGCTGGCGAGTTGGTTCGGGCTGCGGCGGAGCAAACTGCCCGCGCTGAGCCGGAGAGGGGACGGTGGGCGCGGGCGTGAGTGGGCTGGGACCCCCGCACCCCTTCGCCGAGAGGTCAAGCTGGCAGCCCGCAAGCTGGAAGCCGAGAGTCTCAACATCTCGAAGCTGATGGAGAAGGCGGAGGATCTGCGCAAGGCGCTGCGGGAGGAGCACGCGTTCCTGCAGGGACTGGCGCTGGAGAAGGGGCGTCCCCGTGGGCCCCCGAGAGGCCCCGGCCCCCTCCCTGTGATGTACCAGGAGGTGACGGCCGAGACCTtcatgcagcagctgctggacag GGTGGACGGCAAGGACGTCCCCTACGACACCCGCCTGGAGCACAAGCGGGAGCTTTGTGACCTCCGGAGGGTCCCCCCCGACGCCAAAGAACCGCGGCTCTGCCGCCCGCCCCGCAACGGCATCGTGGGACACCTGCGGGAGCCCTCGGACAAG GTGCCCGACGTGGCGCTCCGGGATGAGCTGCCGTCAGACGAGAGCCTGTCCGAGTCGGGGACCGGGCAGCATTTCGCCG CCTGCGGGTCTCTGACGCGGACACTGGACAGCGGGATCGGCACCTTCCCACCCCCCGATTATGGGGGGGTCCCCGCCAAGAGCACCCCCAAACCGCGGGGCCGCCCGGAGCCGCTGCCCGGGGCCGTGCCGGCCGCCGTCACCAAAGTGCCGCGCAAGGCCCGGACGCTGGAGCGGGAGGTGCCGAGCGCCGAGGAGCTGCTGGTACCGGGAAAACACCGGAGCGGCCCGGGCTGCCGCCTCCCGGCGCCCCCCAGCTCGCACGGGCACCGCGCCGCACCCCAAG ACACCGGGGATGAGGCCAGGAAGCCGCGGCGCGTCCAGCAGAGCAAGAACTGGACCTTCCCCAACGCCAAAGCCTGCGGTGCTGCCGACCCCTTCGTGTGCCCACccggggggctggaggggctgcatCGGCCTGTGCAG gcccCCGTGTGCAGCCCGGGGGGGCATCGAGGGGCATCCCCGGAGGTTCCCCCACCTCTGCCCCCCGCCCTGAGCGCCAGCAGCAGCCGGACCCCCAGCGCCTCGGACGTGGGGGACGAGGGCAGCACGGAGGCGCGGTCCCGGGATGGAGGGCACGGCCCCGCCGGGCTGGAACACTCCGAGTCCCTCAGCGATTCGCTCTACGACAGCCTCTCCTCCTgcggcagccagggctga
- the KANSL2 gene encoding KAT8 regulatory NSL complex subunit 2 — MNRIRIHVLPTSRGRLTPVPRPQEPLACSFSPRPCSQPRLEGQEFCIKHILEDRNAPFKQCSYVSTKNGKRCPNAAPKPEKKDGTSFCAEHARRNALALQAQVKKSNPGPVGETLLCQLSSYARAELGIQSAESSRSEASRILDEDSWSDCEQDPVTVEQTWRGDPDSEADSIDSDQEDPLKHAGVYTAEEVALIMREKLIRLQSLYIDQFKRLQHLLKEKKRRFLHSRKGEHEAIGSSLLTGPEGLMAKERENLKRLKCLRRYRQRYGVEALLHRQLRERRVLATDGAAQQAHTTRSSQRCLAFVDDVRCSNPSLPLTRHCLTHICQDTNQTLFKPCQGSEEVPCNKPVPVSLSEEPCCPLHLRLPPQMYVPEQVLAVPQELGAAPTELYLSAAELQPTESLPLEFSDDLDVVGDGMQCPPSPLLFDPSVTLDPALRDVAEAPIDILALEEPDRGSSSTPLIPPAEAPAQPREEQQQQSQGATSSSPARGANGSLEPGAVG, encoded by the exons ATGAACAGGATCCGCATTCACGTGTTGCCGACCAGCCGGGGCCGCCTGAccccggtgcctcggcctcaGGAGCCCCTGGCCTGCTCCTTCAGCCCccggccctgctcccagccccgccTGGAAGGGCAGGAATTCTGCATCAAGCACATCCTCGAGGACAGGAATGCTCCCTTCAAACAGTGCAGCTACGTGTCCACGAAGAATGGGAAGCGTTGTCCCAATGCTGCTCCCAAACCTGAGAAGAAGGATGG CACCTCGTTCTGCGCGGAGCACGCCCGGCGCAACGCGCTGGCACTGCAGGCTCAGGTGAAGAAATCCAACCCCGGGCCCGTGGGTGAGACCCTTCTGTGCCAGCTGAGCTCCTATGCccgggcagagctgggcatcCAGAGCGCCGAGAGCAGCCGCAGCGAGGCCAGCCGCATCCTGg ACGAGGACAGCTGGAGTGACTGCGAGCAGGACCCTGTCACCGTGGAGCAGACGTGGCGTGGGGACCCTGACAGTGAAGCTGACAGCATCGACAGCGACCAGGAGGATCCCCTCAA GCATGCTGGTGTGTACACAGCCGAGGAAGTGGCTCTGATCATGAGGGAGAAGCTGATCCGCCTCCAGTCCCTCTACATCGACCAGTTCAAGCggctccagcacctcctgaaGGAGAAGAAACGCCGGTTCCTGcacagcaggaagggagagCATGAGGCCATCG ggagcagcctcCTGACAGGGCCAGAGGGGCTGATGGCCAAGGAGAGGGAGAACCTGAAGAGGCTCAAGTGCCTGCGGCGTTACCGGCAGCGCTACGGGGTGGAGGCTCTGCTGCACCGGCAGCTCCGCGAGCGCCGCGTCCTGGCCACCGACGGCGCGGCCCAGCAG GCTCACACCACCCGCTCCAGCCAGCGCTGCTTGGCCTTTGTGGACGATGTCCGATGCTCCAACCCATCCCTGCCGCTGACCCGCCACTGCCTCACAC ATATCTGCCAGGACACCAACCAGACCCTTTTCAAGCCTTGCCAGGGCTCTGAGGAAGTTCCCTGCAACAAACCCGTGCCCGTGAGCCTGTCGGAGGAGCCCTGCTGCCCGCTGCACCTGCGGCTGCCCCCCCAGATGTACGTGCCAGAGCaggtcctggcagtgccccaggagctgggggcagCCCCCACGGAGCTGTACCTGagtgcagctgagctgcagcccacCGAGAGCTTGCCCCTGGAGTTCAGTGAC gacctggacGTGGTGGGTGATGGGATGCAGTGCCCCCCATCTCCTCTGCTCTTTGACCCTTCTGTGACCCTGGACCCAGCCCTGAGGGACGTGGCCGAGGCTCCCATCGACATCCTGGCCCTGGAGGAGCCCGacaggggcagctcctccacCCCCCTCATCCCTCCAGCCGAGGCTCCTGCCCAG ccccgggaggagcagcagcagcagtcacagGGAGCGACCTCGTCCAGCCCAGCCCGAGGAGCCAACGGGAGcctggagccaggagctgtgggctgA
- the TMBIM6 gene encoding bax inhibitor 1 isoform X2: MNVFDRSINFDALFKFSHISVSTQEHLKRVYGSFAICMFVAAAGAYINVVTHLFQFGFLTGLGALGLMIWLIATPHNRETEQKRLGMLVGFAFLTGINLGPLLQMCISVNPSIIPTAFLGTATIFACFSLSALYARRRSYLYLGGFLLSGLTLLLLSSLINAFVRSTWLFTAHLYVALMIMCGFVLFDTQLIIEKAESGDKDYIWHCVDLFLDFVNIFRELLIILGMNEVGEGPWAGQGDRRTEGQSPW; this comes from the exons atGAACGTCTTTGACCGCAGCATCAACTTCGATGCCCTCTTCAAGTTCTCCCACAT CTCAGTCTCCACCCAGGAGCACCTGAAGAGGGTCTATGGCAGCTTTGCCATCTGCATGTTTGTGGCAGCTGCGGGCGCCTACATCAATGTGGTGACCCACCTTTTCCAG TTTGGGTTCCTGACtggcctgggggctctggggctgatGATTTGGCTCATAGCCACCCCTCACAACCGTGAGACCGAGCAGAAgaggctggggatgctggttgGCTTTGCCTTCCTCACAG GCATCAATCTGGGACCCCTCCTGCAAATGTGCATCTCCGTCAACCCCAG CATCATCCCCACCGCCTTCCTGGGCACTGCCACCATCTTTGCCTGCTTCTCCCTGAGCGCCCTGTACGCCCGGCGCCGCAGCTACCTCTACCTAGGAG GTTTCCTGCTCTCCGgcctcaccctgctgcttctctcctcTCTGATTAACGCCTTTGTGAGATCCACCTGGCTCTTCACG GCCCACCTGTACGTGGCCCTGATGATCATGTGTGGCTTCGTGCTCTTCGACACGCAGCTCATCATCGAGAAGGCGGAGAGCGGGGACAAGGATTACAtctg GCACTGCGTTGATCTCTTCCTGGATTTTGTCAACATCTTCCGGGAGCTCCTGATAATCCTGGGCATGAATGAGGTGGGTGAggggccctgggcagggcagggggacagaaggacagagggacagagcccaTGGTGA
- the TMBIM6 gene encoding bax inhibitor 1 isoform X1, with protein MNVFDRSINFDALFKFSHISVSTQEHLKRVYGSFAICMFVAAAGAYINVVTHLFQFGFLTGLGALGLMIWLIATPHNRETEQKRLGMLVGFAFLTGINLGPLLQMCISVNPSIIPTAFLGTATIFACFSLSALYARRRSYLYLGGFLLSGLTLLLLSSLINAFVRSTWLFTAHLYVALMIMCGFVLFDTQLIIEKAESGDKDYIWHCVDLFLDFVNIFRELLIILGMNENKKKEKK; from the exons atGAACGTCTTTGACCGCAGCATCAACTTCGATGCCCTCTTCAAGTTCTCCCACAT CTCAGTCTCCACCCAGGAGCACCTGAAGAGGGTCTATGGCAGCTTTGCCATCTGCATGTTTGTGGCAGCTGCGGGCGCCTACATCAATGTGGTGACCCACCTTTTCCAG TTTGGGTTCCTGACtggcctgggggctctggggctgatGATTTGGCTCATAGCCACCCCTCACAACCGTGAGACCGAGCAGAAgaggctggggatgctggttgGCTTTGCCTTCCTCACAG GCATCAATCTGGGACCCCTCCTGCAAATGTGCATCTCCGTCAACCCCAG CATCATCCCCACCGCCTTCCTGGGCACTGCCACCATCTTTGCCTGCTTCTCCCTGAGCGCCCTGTACGCCCGGCGCCGCAGCTACCTCTACCTAGGAG GTTTCCTGCTCTCCGgcctcaccctgctgcttctctcctcTCTGATTAACGCCTTTGTGAGATCCACCTGGCTCTTCACG GCCCACCTGTACGTGGCCCTGATGATCATGTGTGGCTTCGTGCTCTTCGACACGCAGCTCATCATCGAGAAGGCGGAGAGCGGGGACAAGGATTACAtctg GCACTGCGTTGATCTCTTCCTGGATTTTGTCAACATCTTCCGGGAGCTCCTGATAATCCTGGGCATGAATGAG aacaagaagaaggagaagaagtgA